A DNA window from Streptomyces sp. 71268 contains the following coding sequences:
- a CDS encoding TetR/AcrR family transcriptional regulator has product MSPKPMARPGGRSARVQASVHAAVHELEAERGRAALSVPAIAARAGVTPSTIYRRWGDLQELLSDVAVERLRPDESPLDLGDVRADLTAWARQFLEEMASPTGRAYIRDALLGDPDGGNAGQCSAYAATQIEVILGRARERGEAVPDCEAVIDRLVAPMMYRILFRPGRLTDAYADHLVHAALGRPERLV; this is encoded by the coding sequence ATGAGCCCCAAGCCCATGGCGCGGCCCGGCGGGCGCAGCGCCCGCGTTCAGGCATCGGTGCACGCCGCCGTGCACGAGCTGGAAGCCGAACGGGGACGGGCCGCGCTCAGCGTTCCGGCCATCGCGGCCCGCGCGGGCGTCACCCCCTCCACCATCTACCGGCGCTGGGGTGACCTCCAGGAACTCCTGTCGGACGTCGCGGTGGAGCGGCTGCGCCCCGACGAGTCCCCGCTCGACCTCGGCGACGTGCGCGCCGACCTGACGGCCTGGGCCCGGCAGTTCCTTGAGGAGATGGCCTCGCCCACGGGTCGGGCGTACATCAGGGACGCGCTGCTCGGCGACCCGGACGGCGGCAACGCGGGGCAGTGCTCGGCCTACGCCGCCACCCAGATCGAGGTCATCCTCGGGCGCGCGCGGGAGCGCGGCGAGGCCGTGCCCGACTGCGAGGCCGTCATCGACCGCCTGGTCGCCCCGATGATGTACCGCATCCTGTTCCGGCCGGGTCGGCTGACCGACGCGTACGCCGACCACCTCGTGCACGCCGCGCTCGGCCGGCCCGAACGGCTCGTCTAA
- a CDS encoding MerR family transcriptional regulator, with the protein MTERRMQIGEVAERTGLSLRTIRHYEEVGLVTPSARSKGGFRLYTEVDVERLMVIRRMKPLDFSLEEMRDLLEITDRLAVADDGPTGEERERLRERLDAYREVADARCETLRARLLAAEDFAATLRRKLDPAT; encoded by the coding sequence ATGACGGAACGGCGGATGCAGATCGGCGAGGTCGCCGAGCGGACCGGTTTGTCGCTGCGCACCATCCGGCACTACGAAGAGGTCGGCCTGGTCACACCGTCCGCCCGCAGCAAGGGTGGCTTCCGGCTCTACACCGAGGTCGACGTCGAACGTCTGATGGTCATCCGCCGGATGAAGCCGCTGGACTTCTCCCTAGAGGAGATGCGGGACCTGCTGGAGATCACCGACCGGCTGGCCGTCGCCGACGACGGGCCCACCGGCGAGGAGCGGGAGCGCCTGCGTGAGCGGCTCGACGCGTACCGCGAGGTGGCCGACGCGCGCTGCGAGACGCTGCGGGCCAGGCTGCTGGCGGCCGAGGACTTCGCCGCCACCCTCCGCCGCAAGCTCGACCCGGCGACGTAG
- a CDS encoding SulP family inorganic anion transporter, whose protein sequence is MSSPLSPAAALRARFPGGVGRPDWLASPKVFRTEVLAGLVVALALIPEAISFSIIADVDPSVGLFASFTMAVVISFVGGRKAMISAATGAIALVIAPLNREHGFGYLVATVILGGLIQIVLGALGVAKLMRFVPRSVMVGFVNALAILVFMAQVPEMHHVPWPVYPLIVAGLALTVLFPRVTRVVPAPLVSIVILTVITVAAGIAVPTVGDKGELPSSLPVPGLPDVPFTWDTLTTIAPYAFAFALVGLMESLMTAKLVDDITDTHSGKTRESVGQGIANIVTGFFGGMGGCAMIGQTMINVKSSGARTRLSTFLAGAFLMVLCIVFGPVVSDIPMAALVAIMVLVAVGTFDWHSVHPATLRRMPVGETLVMVVTVGCVVATHNLAAGVIVGSLTAMVIFARRVAHLAQVSGVLGPDGDQVVYAVTGELFFASSNDLVFQFDYANDPDDVVIDLSEAHIWDASSVAALDAIEHKYRRRGKRVTIVGLNQPSAALHDKLAGQLTAGH, encoded by the coding sequence ATGTCCTCACCGCTGTCTCCCGCCGCCGCGCTGCGCGCCCGCTTCCCCGGGGGCGTCGGCCGGCCGGACTGGCTCGCCTCGCCCAAGGTCTTCCGTACCGAGGTGCTGGCCGGCCTGGTGGTGGCCCTGGCGCTGATCCCCGAGGCCATCTCGTTCTCGATCATCGCCGACGTCGACCCCAGCGTCGGCCTCTTCGCGTCCTTCACGATGGCCGTGGTGATCTCCTTCGTCGGCGGGCGCAAGGCTATGATCTCCGCCGCCACCGGCGCGATCGCCCTGGTCATAGCCCCGCTCAACCGCGAGCACGGCTTCGGGTACCTGGTCGCCACCGTCATCCTCGGCGGACTCATCCAGATCGTGCTGGGCGCCCTGGGGGTGGCGAAACTGATGCGCTTCGTCCCCCGGAGCGTGATGGTCGGCTTCGTGAACGCCCTGGCCATCCTGGTCTTCATGGCGCAGGTGCCGGAGATGCACCACGTGCCCTGGCCGGTCTACCCGTTGATCGTCGCGGGGCTGGCGTTGACGGTGCTCTTCCCGAGGGTCACCAGGGTGGTCCCGGCGCCGCTGGTGTCCATCGTCATCCTGACCGTGATCACCGTGGCCGCCGGCATCGCGGTGCCCACCGTCGGCGACAAGGGCGAGTTGCCGTCCTCGCTGCCGGTGCCGGGCCTGCCGGACGTGCCCTTCACGTGGGACACGCTGACCACCATCGCCCCCTACGCCTTCGCCTTCGCGCTGGTGGGCCTCATGGAATCGCTGATGACGGCCAAGCTCGTGGACGACATCACCGACACCCACTCCGGCAAGACCCGCGAGTCCGTCGGCCAGGGCATCGCCAACATCGTCACCGGCTTCTTCGGCGGCATGGGCGGCTGCGCCATGATCGGCCAGACCATGATCAACGTGAAGTCCTCGGGGGCCAGGACGCGGCTGTCCACGTTCCTGGCCGGTGCCTTCCTGATGGTGCTGTGCATCGTCTTCGGGCCGGTGGTCTCCGACATCCCGATGGCCGCACTGGTGGCCATCATGGTGCTGGTCGCCGTGGGCACCTTCGACTGGCACTCGGTCCACCCCGCGACGCTGCGGCGGATGCCGGTGGGGGAGACGCTGGTGATGGTGGTCACCGTGGGCTGCGTGGTGGCCACTCACAACCTGGCCGCCGGCGTCATCGTCGGCTCGCTCACCGCCATGGTGATCTTCGCCAGGCGGGTGGCGCACCTGGCCCAGGTCTCCGGCGTCCTCGGCCCGGACGGCGACCAGGTCGTCTACGCCGTCACCGGAGAGCTGTTCTTCGCCTCCTCCAACGACCTGGTCTTCCAGTTCGACTACGCCAACGACCCCGACGACGTGGTCATCGACCTCTCCGAGGCGCACATCTGGGACGCCTCGTCGGTGGCCGCGCTCGACGCCATCGAGCACAAGTACCGCCGGCGCGGCAAGCGGGTCACCATCGTCGGCCTCAACCAACCCAGCGCCGCCCTCCACGACAAGCTCGCCGGCCAGCTCACCGCCGGACACTGA